From the genome of Candidatus Zixiibacteriota bacterium:
ATGTGTGTAAGTCGTTGAAGTGTAAGATCAAAAGCTCCCCGTGAGCAATCCTCTTCATAACCAATCTCCATTTGGCTATCAATCCCTAGTGTCCCGTCAACCACATAATGTAGGATACAATCTCTTTAGTTTAATCCTGGCATCTTCATTGGTGAAGCGCCAATCTACCTTTGCCTCTATTTCATTTCGCTGTGTTTGCCAGGCGGCAATCTCGCGAGCAAGTG
Proteins encoded in this window:
- a CDS encoding IS630 family transposase, with protein sequence LAREIAAWQTQRNEIEAKVDWRFTNEDARIKLKRLYPTLCG